A genomic region of Nerophis lumbriciformis linkage group LG28, RoL_Nlum_v2.1, whole genome shotgun sequence contains the following coding sequences:
- the LOC140680149 gene encoding uncharacterized protein yields MVSNRQDVQRVSAGSHEEEWHTSVGQKELQAPSHIKEEQLHDEDEAQSFQLHHSQSEENRGAELVSQHITEADGEHCEDIKSEPDSIFAPLSDMDHMMSHSSDHSDHIQKPLESKNDSKGDTRHHTNNKHFDCSECGKSFRRKSHFTRHMRTHTGEKPFTCSVCKKSFSRKPHLTTHMRTHTGEKPFTCSVCKKSFSTKAHMTTHMRTHTGEKPFACSACAKRFKSKREMILHMRTHTGEKPFNCSVCKKSFSRKAHMTTHMRTHTGEKPFACSACAKRFKSKREIILHMRTHTGEKPFNCSVCKKSFSMKYSMTTHMRTHTGEKPFACSACAKRFNTKQEMILHMITHTGEKPFTCSVCKKSFSSKQSMTTHMRTHTGEKPLSCSACVKRFRYNYQVSKHKCLTVMKAAGM; encoded by the exons atggtaagcaatcGCCAAG acgtccagcgggtgtcagcggggagtcatgaagaggagtggcacaccagtgtgggacagaaggagctacaggccccctcccacattaaagaggagcagcttcatgatgaagatgaagctcagtccttccagcttcatcacagtcaaagtgaggagaacagaggggcggagcttgttagtcaacacatcacagaagctgatggagagcattgtgaagatatcaagtcagaaccagacagcatctttgctccactgtcagacatggaccacatgatgtcacactcttctgatcacagtgaccacatccaaaaacctttggagagtaaaaatgactctaaaggtgatacgagacatcacactaacaacaaacactttgactgctctgaatgtgggaaatcatttagacggaagagtcattttacaagacacatgagaacacatactggagagaaaccttttacttgctctgtttgtaagaagagtttctccagaaagccacacttgaccacacacatgagaacacacactggagagaaaccttttacttgctctgtttgtaagaagagtttctccacaaaggcacacatgaccacacacatgagaacacacaccggagagaaaccttttgcttgctcagcttgtgctaaaagattcaaatcTAAGAGggaaatgatattacacatgagaacacacacaggtgagaaaccttttaattgctctgtttgtaagaagagtttctccagaaaggcacacatgaccacacacatgagaacacacactggagagaaaccttttgcttgctcagcttgtgctaaaagattcaaatcTAAGAGggaaattatattacacatgagaacacacacaggtgagaaaccttttaattgctctgtttgtaagaagagtttctccatgaAGTatagcatgaccacacacatgagaacacacactggagagaaaccttttgcttgctcagcttgtgctaaaagattcaacactaagcaggaaatgatattacacatgataacacacacaggtgagaaaccttttacttgctctgtttgtaagaagagtttctccagcaagcaaagcatgaccacacacatgagaacacacactggagagaaaccgttgaGTTGCTCTGCGTGTGTTAAAAGGTTCAGGTATAATTATCAGGTGAGTAAACACAAGTGTTTAACAGTCATGaaagctgcagggatgtaa
- the LOC140680135 gene encoding uncharacterized protein, whose amino-acid sequence MNGENWDSDEEVQVPWPLNKAGGRKQSQTKYVARILRFGEDTRELTPYLKAAQDGKDVPLTGDLEYGRGKRNKQPKSWSSDSESKDESDEETLSDRQQKKKRKVSRTAVGYDARAQLKAQLAALGRTSPKDTCTEMESLKKEVLQLREENKSLRDALRVVEGLPGLLMKMDDLSRQATILSARRPAVALPEELDRKKIQCF is encoded by the exons atgaatggagaaaattgggacagtgatgaagaagtccaagttccatggccactcaacaaagcaggaggaaggaagcagtcacaaaccaaatacgtggcaagaattctgagatttggtg aagacacacgtgaactgacgccatatttgaaagccgctcaggatggcaaggatgtaccccttactggtgatttggaatatggcagaggcaagagaaacaaacagccaaagtcttggtcatcagacagtgagagcaaggatgaaagtgacgaggagactctatctgacagacagcag aagaaaaagaggaaagtaagccgtacagctgtgggatatgatgctcgggcacaattgaaggcccaacttgctgct ctgggaagaacttcaccgaaagatacatgtacagaaatggaatccctgaagaaggaagtcctccagttgagagaggaaaacaaatcccttcgagatgcattgagggttgttgaag gacttcctggcctgctaatgaagatggacgacttatcacgtcaggcaacaatactatcagctcgacgtcctgctgtcgctctgccagaggagcttgacaggaaaaaaatccaatgcttttaa